The following coding sequences are from one Lipingzhangella halophila window:
- a CDS encoding Ppx/GppA phosphatase family protein, translating to MTTVAAVDCGTNSLRLLISSVVALDEDEVELVDVERRMEVVRLGQGVDRTGSFTPEALDRTFTALEEYAELMASHGVEMGPASVRMVATSATRDVANRDEFVEGVRSIIGAEPEVITGDEEAELSFVGATAELEGAGDDGFRRPYLVVDIGGGSTEFVLGYTGEDEAGAVRAARSVDIGCVRLTERHFTADPPTPEQVAAATADVDAALDEVCATVPLAEAATVVCVAGTATTVAGIDLDLPEYDAERIHHTRVSAGRVREITKALLEMSHEQRAEIGVMHPGRVDVIGAGALVLERVLVRTGAAEFVASEHDILDGLAWSLCLGDALPG from the coding sequence GTGACCACCGTCGCTGCCGTTGACTGCGGCACGAACTCCCTGCGGTTGCTCATCTCCAGCGTGGTCGCGCTGGACGAGGACGAGGTCGAACTGGTCGACGTCGAGCGGCGGATGGAGGTGGTGCGGCTCGGCCAGGGGGTCGACCGCACGGGCTCGTTCACCCCCGAGGCACTCGACCGTACGTTCACCGCCCTGGAGGAGTACGCGGAGCTGATGGCCTCGCACGGTGTCGAGATGGGGCCGGCCTCCGTCCGGATGGTGGCCACCAGCGCCACCCGCGACGTCGCCAACCGCGATGAGTTCGTCGAGGGTGTGCGCTCGATTATCGGTGCGGAGCCCGAGGTCATCACCGGCGACGAGGAGGCGGAGCTGTCGTTTGTCGGTGCCACCGCCGAGCTGGAGGGCGCCGGTGATGATGGTTTCCGGCGCCCCTATCTCGTCGTGGACATTGGCGGCGGATCCACCGAGTTCGTCCTGGGTTACACCGGAGAGGACGAGGCCGGCGCGGTGCGCGCGGCGCGTTCGGTGGATATCGGGTGCGTCCGGCTGACCGAGCGGCACTTCACCGCGGACCCGCCGACTCCGGAGCAGGTGGCCGCCGCGACGGCCGACGTCGACGCCGCGCTGGACGAGGTCTGCGCCACGGTCCCGCTGGCCGAGGCCGCGACCGTGGTCTGCGTGGCGGGAACCGCGACCACCGTGGCCGGCATCGATCTGGACCTCCCCGAGTACGACGCCGAGCGGATCCACCACACACGGGTGTCCGCCGGGCGGGTACGCGAGATCACCAAGGCGCTTCTGGAGATGTCGCACGAGCAGCGCGCGGAGATCGGGGTCATGCACCCGGGCCGGGTGGACGTTATCGGAGCGGGAGCCCTGGTGCTGGAGCGGGTGCTGGTCCGCACCGGCGCGGCGGAGTTCGTGGCGAGCGAGCACGACATCCTCGACGGGCTCGCGTGGAGCCTGTGCCTGGGGGATGCGCTGCCGGGCTAA
- a CDS encoding DUF501 domain-containing protein, with protein MTSAEHAGERLAAEDASVIQRQLGRAPRGPVTVAHRCPCGLPDVVRTAPRLADGTPFPTLYYLTCPRAASAIGTLEASGLMREMTARLDSDPELRSAYEQAHDSYLADRGEQARADGVAPLPEGVQSAGGMPTRVKCLHALVAHELARPGCNPLGREALDALPEWWRSGPCVQPPEPTDPTNDEDVT; from the coding sequence ATGACATCCGCAGAGCATGCCGGCGAGCGGCTCGCCGCCGAGGACGCCTCCGTGATCCAGCGCCAGCTCGGCCGTGCGCCGCGCGGGCCGGTGACGGTCGCGCACCGGTGCCCGTGCGGGCTGCCGGACGTCGTGCGAACCGCGCCGCGGCTCGCCGACGGTACGCCGTTCCCCACGCTGTACTACCTCACGTGCCCGCGCGCCGCCTCCGCCATCGGAACGCTCGAAGCCAGCGGGCTGATGCGGGAGATGACCGCACGGCTCGACTCCGACCCGGAGCTGCGGTCGGCCTACGAGCAGGCGCACGACTCCTATCTGGCCGACCGCGGCGAACAGGCGCGGGCTGACGGCGTCGCGCCGTTGCCCGAGGGGGTGCAGAGCGCGGGCGGCATGCCCACCCGGGTGAAGTGCCTGCACGCCCTGGTGGCGCACGAGCTCGCCCGGCCCGGATGCAACCCGCTGGGCCGCGAGGCGCTCGACGCGCTGCCCGAATGGTGGCGGAGCGGGCCGTGTGTCCAGCCGCCGGAACCGACTGACCCTACGAATGACGAGGATGTCACGTGA
- the eno gene encoding phosphopyruvate hydratase encodes MSSIEAVQAREILDSRGNPTVEVEVLLDDGTSARAAVPSGASTGQFEAVELRDGGDRYGGKGVEKAVTAVNDEIADELLGFAPEEQRLIDRALIDLDGTPDKSRIGANAILGSSLAVARAAADAADLPLFRYMGGPNAHVLPVPMMNILNGGAHADTNVDIQEFMIAPIGAAGFREAVRWGAEVYQALKSVLKAHGLGTGVGDEGGFAPNLDSNRAALDLIIEAITKAGFAPGRDIALALDVAASEFHEDGSYRFEGRTRTAEQMAAYYGELLDSYPLVSIEDPLDEDDWDGWKELTRTIGTRVQLVGDDLFVTNMERLRRGTSSGIANSLLVKVNQIGTLTETLDAVALAQRSGYTAMISHRSGETEDTTIADIAVATNAGQIKTGAPARSERVAKYNQLLRIEEELEDGAIYAGVSAFPRFRAQD; translated from the coding sequence TTGTCGTCGATCGAGGCAGTGCAGGCGAGGGAGATCCTCGACTCCCGCGGTAACCCGACGGTCGAAGTCGAGGTCCTGCTCGACGACGGGACGAGCGCCCGCGCGGCGGTCCCCAGCGGGGCCTCAACCGGCCAGTTCGAGGCGGTGGAGCTGCGCGACGGCGGCGACCGCTACGGGGGCAAAGGCGTCGAAAAGGCGGTCACCGCGGTCAACGATGAGATCGCCGACGAGCTCCTGGGCTTCGCGCCCGAGGAGCAGCGCCTCATCGACCGCGCCCTCATCGATCTGGATGGCACGCCCGACAAGTCGCGGATCGGCGCCAACGCCATCCTGGGGTCGTCGCTCGCGGTCGCCCGCGCCGCGGCCGACGCCGCCGACCTCCCGCTGTTCCGGTACATGGGCGGGCCGAACGCCCACGTGCTGCCGGTACCGATGATGAACATCCTGAACGGCGGCGCGCACGCCGACACCAACGTCGACATCCAGGAGTTCATGATCGCCCCGATCGGTGCGGCCGGCTTCCGGGAGGCCGTCCGCTGGGGCGCCGAGGTCTACCAGGCCCTCAAGTCCGTGCTGAAGGCACACGGTCTGGGAACCGGGGTCGGCGACGAGGGGGGATTCGCGCCGAACCTCGACAGCAACCGCGCCGCCCTCGACCTCATCATCGAGGCGATCACCAAGGCCGGCTTCGCGCCGGGCCGCGACATCGCGCTCGCCCTGGACGTCGCGGCCAGCGAGTTCCACGAGGACGGGTCCTACCGGTTCGAGGGGCGGACCCGCACCGCCGAGCAGATGGCCGCCTACTACGGTGAGCTCCTCGACAGTTACCCGCTCGTCTCGATCGAGGACCCGCTCGACGAGGACGACTGGGACGGCTGGAAGGAACTGACCAGGACCATCGGCACGCGAGTGCAGCTCGTCGGGGACGACCTCTTTGTCACCAACATGGAGCGGCTGCGGCGTGGTACCAGCAGCGGTATCGCCAACTCGCTGCTGGTCAAGGTCAACCAGATCGGCACGCTCACCGAGACCCTGGATGCCGTGGCGCTCGCCCAGCGCAGCGGCTACACCGCGATGATCAGCCACCGTTCCGGGGAGACCGAGGACACCACGATCGCCGACATTGCTGTGGCGACCAACGCCGGCCAGATCAAGACCGGCGCGCCGGCCCGCAGTGAGCGGGTCGCCAAGTACAACCAGTTGCTCCGGATCGAGGAGGAACTGGAGGACGGCGCGATCTACGCGGGCGTGTCGGCCTTTCCGCGTTTCCGGGCACAGGACTAG
- a CDS encoding NAD(P)/FAD-dependent oxidoreductase → MTESRNYRLVHGGGDEREIPHVLVVGGGYLGMYTAKQLERKLGPGEARITVIDPNSYMTYQPFLPEAAAGSINPRNVVVPLRKVFRRARVLTGRVVRIDHAARTVGFEPAVGEPREINYDYLVMAAGAVSRTLPIPGLAEWGIGIKTVEEAAFLRNHVLEQLNIADSTSDPEVRRKALNFVFVGGGFAGAEAVAELEDLARDATRIYSSIGIDDLRFYLIEAADKILPEVGEEVGAKALNQLRQRGIDVRLSTFLESATDQRVRLSDGTEFDAGTLVWTAGVKPNPVVAASDLPLGPKGHVDTSEYLTVNEVENVFAGGDNAQVPDGHGGFYPPNAQNAVRQAPVLAHNVIAALRGGDMVAYQHRNLGAVAGLGLHKGAAQMFGKIKLTGRLAWYAHRAYHLFAVPTFNRKMRVLADWTLGLFLRRDLAALPEMEEPRQAFEEANAVTVRDGRLRRVS, encoded by the coding sequence ATGACCGAGAGCAGGAACTACCGACTGGTTCACGGCGGTGGGGACGAGCGTGAGATCCCGCACGTCCTCGTTGTCGGCGGTGGGTACCTCGGGATGTACACGGCCAAGCAGTTGGAGCGGAAACTGGGGCCGGGCGAGGCCCGCATCACCGTCATCGACCCGAACTCCTACATGACCTACCAGCCGTTCCTCCCGGAGGCCGCGGCCGGCAGCATCAACCCGCGCAACGTCGTGGTCCCGCTGCGCAAGGTGTTCCGGCGCGCACGCGTCCTCACCGGCCGGGTCGTGCGGATCGACCACGCCGCACGCACCGTCGGCTTCGAGCCGGCGGTCGGCGAACCGCGCGAGATCAACTACGACTACCTCGTCATGGCGGCCGGCGCCGTCTCGCGCACGCTGCCCATCCCGGGACTCGCCGAGTGGGGCATCGGCATCAAGACCGTGGAAGAGGCCGCGTTCCTGCGCAACCACGTGCTGGAACAACTCAACATCGCCGACTCCACCAGCGACCCCGAGGTCCGCCGTAAGGCGCTGAACTTCGTGTTCGTGGGCGGCGGGTTCGCCGGCGCCGAGGCGGTCGCGGAGCTGGAGGACCTGGCGCGCGACGCCACCCGGATCTACTCCTCGATCGGCATCGACGACCTGCGTTTCTACCTGATCGAGGCGGCGGACAAGATCCTGCCCGAGGTCGGCGAGGAAGTCGGCGCCAAGGCACTGAATCAGCTCCGGCAGCGGGGCATCGACGTCCGCCTCTCGACGTTCCTGGAGTCAGCCACCGACCAGCGTGTGCGGCTCAGCGACGGCACAGAGTTCGACGCCGGAACCCTGGTGTGGACCGCCGGTGTCAAGCCGAACCCGGTCGTGGCGGCCAGCGACCTGCCTCTGGGCCCGAAGGGCCACGTCGACACCAGCGAGTACCTGACCGTCAACGAGGTCGAGAACGTCTTCGCGGGCGGCGACAACGCGCAGGTGCCCGATGGCCACGGCGGCTTCTACCCGCCGAACGCCCAAAACGCGGTGCGCCAGGCGCCCGTGCTCGCGCACAATGTCATCGCGGCGCTGCGGGGCGGCGACATGGTGGCCTACCAGCACCGCAACCTCGGCGCGGTGGCCGGACTCGGCCTACACAAGGGCGCGGCCCAGATGTTCGGCAAGATCAAGCTGACCGGCCGGCTCGCCTGGTACGCGCACCGCGCCTACCACCTGTTCGCGGTGCCCACGTTCAACCGGAAGATGCGCGTGCTGGCCGACTGGACGCTCGGGCTCTTCCTGCGCCGTGACCTGGCCGCACTTCCGGAGATGGAGGAACCGCGCCAGGCCTTCGAGGAAGCGAACGCGGTGACCGTCCGAGACGGCCGGCTGCGCCGGGTGAGTTGA
- a CDS encoding FtsB family cell division protein — MVCAIALSLAYPLREYVLQRAEIAKLQEERERTEQSVSELEQRHEELQDPDHIEREARERLHYQYPDERAYVIIADDGGEEAEEESAESREPWFTRLWKSVQEADQAGEQEEEIPEAQPPGQ, encoded by the coding sequence GTGGTCTGCGCGATCGCGCTCAGCCTGGCCTATCCCTTGCGCGAGTACGTCCTGCAGCGCGCCGAAATCGCCAAGCTCCAGGAGGAGCGCGAGCGCACCGAACAGAGCGTCAGCGAGCTCGAACAACGCCACGAGGAACTGCAGGACCCCGACCACATCGAGCGGGAGGCGCGCGAACGGCTGCACTACCAGTACCCGGACGAACGCGCCTACGTCATCATCGCGGATGATGGCGGGGAGGAGGCGGAAGAGGAATCCGCCGAGTCCCGCGAACCCTGGTTCACTCGGCTCTGGAAGTCCGTTCAGGAGGCCGACCAGGCCGGCGAGCAGGAGGAAGAGATTCCCGAGGCCCAGCCGCCCGGCCAGTAA
- a CDS encoding nucleotidyltransferase domain-containing protein: MRHASEEHARIAEQGTILRCQVGSGVHGITVGDQDDRDEMGICVEPADYVVGLRSFEQYIYRSQPEGVRSGPGDLDLTVYSLRKWLRLALDGNPTVLLPLFVPDHEIVRATGLGRELRAASERIVSRRAGRRFLGYLNAQRERLLGQRGGRHTNRPELIERYGFDTKYAYHMVRLGVQGLELLETGRITLPVPEPWAPWLRALRQGGHTRQEALDAAASLQEQLETMLDRSPLPEQPDTAWADAWLVSAHQRMWREWEEPGEPDFQAATVP; encoded by the coding sequence ATGCGGCACGCGAGCGAGGAGCACGCCCGGATCGCCGAGCAGGGCACCATCCTGCGTTGCCAGGTGGGTTCGGGGGTGCACGGGATCACGGTCGGCGACCAGGACGACCGCGACGAGATGGGAATCTGCGTCGAGCCCGCCGACTATGTGGTCGGGTTGCGCTCCTTCGAGCAGTACATCTACCGCTCCCAGCCAGAAGGGGTGCGTTCCGGTCCCGGCGATCTCGACCTGACCGTCTACTCGCTGCGCAAGTGGCTGCGCCTGGCCCTGGACGGCAACCCCACCGTGCTGCTGCCGCTGTTCGTGCCGGACCACGAGATCGTACGGGCCACCGGCCTCGGCCGGGAGCTGCGCGCCGCCTCGGAGCGGATCGTATCCCGGCGGGCCGGACGCCGTTTCCTGGGTTACCTGAACGCCCAGCGGGAACGGCTGCTCGGCCAGCGCGGCGGGCGGCACACCAACCGGCCGGAACTCATCGAGCGGTACGGCTTCGACACCAAGTACGCCTACCACATGGTCCGGCTCGGCGTGCAGGGACTGGAACTGCTGGAGACCGGGCGGATCACCCTGCCGGTTCCCGAGCCGTGGGCGCCGTGGCTGCGCGCGCTTCGCCAAGGAGGCCACACCCGGCAGGAGGCCCTGGACGCGGCCGCCTCCCTGCAGGAACAACTGGAGACCATGCTCGACCGCTCGCCGCTGCCGGAACAGCCGGACACCGCGTGGGCCGACGCGTGGCTGGTCTCGGCCCACCAGCGGATGTGGCGGGAATGGGAGGAGCCCGGCGAACCGGACTTCCAGGCCGCGACCGTGCCCTGA